In Thermotoga sp. Ku-13t, one genomic interval encodes:
- the iolN gene encoding 3-dehydro-scyllo-inosose hydrolase, producing the protein MSKWQIPPEGGHMERPTGVYFQTMTMKQIQERLKKCDLIIIPVGSTENHGPNAPTGEDTFLVTRMAEQVALKTGCTVAEPIWYGFHPYHHIGMPGTVPVKDEAFIDYLVSVIAGFWNTGFRKQILLNGHGQEFVIPVAIHKFAKIFQVPAIIVNVNWYHAIQDKFKTKEEGGPYETRFIHADEVETSWSLALFPEFCHQEWAVDTQPRGYLPEGHIDKAGNLLHRPIAWYGHVGGGPIEVVAYPEGVVGRATAASAEKAKEGVEALLDYLEKLVNDIMERFPAGKLPPAHELSQRPKEELESVLKEPLTPGWRSIYSIGNMW; encoded by the coding sequence ATGTCCAAGTGGCAGATACCTCCCGAAGGGGGTCATATGGAAAGACCAACCGGTGTTTATTTCCAGACCATGACGATGAAGCAAATACAGGAGAGATTGAAAAAGTGCGATCTCATAATCATTCCGGTTGGGAGCACAGAGAACCACGGTCCCAATGCGCCCACGGGTGAAGATACGTTCCTCGTAACGCGCATGGCAGAACAGGTTGCGCTCAAAACAGGGTGCACGGTTGCAGAACCCATCTGGTACGGATTTCATCCGTACCATCACATCGGTATGCCCGGAACAGTACCTGTCAAGGATGAGGCGTTTATCGATTATCTGGTGAGCGTTATCGCAGGGTTCTGGAACACAGGTTTCAGAAAACAAATCCTTCTGAACGGTCACGGTCAGGAGTTCGTCATACCCGTGGCGATACACAAGTTCGCGAAGATATTCCAAGTTCCTGCGATAATCGTGAACGTGAACTGGTACCACGCAATCCAGGATAAGTTCAAGACCAAAGAGGAAGGTGGGCCGTACGAAACGAGATTCATACACGCCGATGAAGTGGAAACTTCCTGGAGTCTGGCACTCTTCCCAGAGTTCTGCCACCAGGAATGGGCGGTGGATACCCAGCCACGCGGTTATCTACCTGAGGGCCACATCGACAAAGCAGGGAACCTGCTTCACAGACCGATCGCCTGGTACGGCCACGTCGGTGGAGGACCCATAGAGGTCGTCGCTTATCCGGAAGGTGTCGTTGGGAGAGCCACAGCCGCGAGCGCGGAGAAAGCCAAAGAAGGGGTTGAAGCGTTGCTGGATTATCTCGAGAAACTCGTCAATGACATAATGGAAAGATTCCCGGCTGGTAAACTGCCTCCAGCGCACGAGCTATCGCAGAGACCAAAAGAAGAACTCGAATCTGTGCTCAAAGAACCCTTGACGCCTGGCTGGAGGAGTATATACAGCATCGGTAACATGTGGTGA
- a CDS encoding Gfo/Idh/MocA family oxidoreductase, which yields MDKLKIGVVGAGFIGQVHLEILSTFPDVQIAGVMDVEKGRAKAVAERFNAKVYDDLKQMREAGVDAVYITSPNRTHFDYAMQALELGFNVFCEKPMTVSLKDALELEKKVKEKGVVFQVGHNRRFAYVYKFMKQKIEEGQVKPLSFQIKMNRGELLNPPWTSDRNYTGGFLFESTIHLFDMVRWLLGEIEEMYVLGKKSVYPDIDDWAIAMRLKNGLIGTFTSCAHASWMIPFERVEVYGEHNMLMNEEMEKVHFCKGLGKEVESHDFMKVDFKEKWGYVEENRLFIDCVKEKKAPPVAVSDGVAVIRIIDACYKAVESGNAHVRMEG from the coding sequence ATGGACAAGTTGAAGATCGGTGTTGTAGGAGCAGGTTTCATTGGGCAGGTTCACCTCGAGATCCTCTCGACCTTTCCAGACGTTCAAATCGCCGGTGTGATGGATGTGGAAAAGGGCAGGGCCAAGGCAGTTGCGGAAAGGTTCAACGCGAAAGTTTATGACGATCTGAAACAGATGCGCGAAGCTGGTGTCGATGCCGTTTACATCACTTCGCCGAACAGGACCCATTTCGACTACGCGATGCAGGCTCTCGAGCTGGGGTTCAACGTTTTCTGCGAAAAGCCCATGACAGTTTCTCTGAAAGACGCGCTGGAGCTTGAGAAGAAGGTCAAGGAAAAGGGCGTCGTTTTCCAGGTTGGCCACAACAGAAGGTTCGCCTACGTGTACAAGTTCATGAAGCAGAAGATCGAAGAAGGACAGGTCAAGCCGTTGTCATTCCAGATAAAGATGAACCGGGGAGAGCTGTTGAATCCACCGTGGACGAGTGATCGTAACTACACCGGAGGTTTTCTGTTTGAGAGCACGATACATCTGTTCGACATGGTCAGATGGCTTCTTGGAGAAATCGAAGAGATGTATGTGCTCGGTAAGAAGAGCGTCTATCCGGACATAGACGACTGGGCCATAGCGATGCGACTCAAAAATGGTCTGATTGGAACCTTCACTTCCTGCGCCCACGCGAGCTGGATGATCCCGTTCGAAAGAGTTGAAGTGTACGGGGAACACAACATGCTCATGAACGAAGAGATGGAGAAGGTTCACTTCTGTAAAGGACTGGGTAAGGAAGTTGAGAGTCACGATTTCATGAAGGTCGATTTCAAAGAGAAGTGGGGCTATGTGGAAGAAAACAGATTGTTCATCGACTGCGTTAAGGAGAAAAAGGCACCACCCGTCGCGGTCTCCGATGGTGTCGCGGTGATTCGAATCATAGACGCTTGTTACAAGGCTGTTGAGAGCGGAAACGCTCACGTACGAATGGAGGGATGA